A DNA window from Lutra lutra chromosome 8, mLutLut1.2, whole genome shotgun sequence contains the following coding sequences:
- the C8H12orf29 gene encoding uncharacterized protein C12orf29 homolog, with amino-acid sequence MRRLGSVQRKMPCVFVTEVKEEPSTKREHQPFKVLATETLSHKALDADIYSAIPTEKVDGTCCYITTYKGQPYLWARLDRKPNKLAEKRFKNFLHSKQNSKEFFWNVEEDFKPVPECWIPAKEIEQLNGNPMPDENGHIPGWVPVEKNNKQYCWHSSVVNYEFKVALVLKPHPDDPGLLEVSAVPLSDLLEQTLELIGTNINGNPYGLGSKKHPLHLLIPHGAFQIRNLPSLKHSDLLSWFEGCREGKIEGIVWHCNDGCLIKVHRHHLGLCWPIPETYMNSKPVIINMNLNKYDHGFDTKCLFSLFSKIDNQKFGRLKDIILDIN; translated from the exons ATGAGGCGCCTAGGTTCGGTGCAGCGGAAAATGCCGTGTGTATTTGTGACGGAGGTGAAAGAGGAGCCCTCCACCAAAAGGGAGCATCAG ccATTTAAAGTTTTGGCAACTGAAACTCTAAGTCACAAGGCATTAGATGCAGATATATACAGTGCAATTCCAACAGAAAAAGTGGATGGAACATGTTGTTATATTACTACTTACAAAG gtcaGCCATACCTTTGGGCTCGGCTAGATAGAAAACCTAACAAATTAGctgagaaaagatttaaaaattttctacattcaaaacaaaactcaaaag aatttttttggaATGTTGAGGAGGACTTCAAACCTGTTCCAGAGTGCTGGATACCAGCgaaagaaatagaacaattaaATGGGAATCCGATGCCTGATGAAAATGGACACATTCCTG GTTGGGTACCAGTGGAGAAAAACAACAAGCAATATTGCTGGCATTCCTCTGTAGTTAATTATGAATTCAAAGTTGCCCTGGTACTGAAGCCTCATCCTGATGATCCTGGGCTTCTGGAAGTTAGTGCAGTGCCACTCTCAGATCTCCTGGAACAAACACTAGAGCTTATAGGAACAAATATTAATGGAAACCCGTATG ggTTAGGAAGCAAGAAGCATCCATTACATCTTCTTATACCACATGGGGCATTTCAAATCAGAAATCTACCTTCCTTGAAGCACAGTGATCTATTATCCTGGTTTGAAGGTTGCAGAGAGGGTAAAATTGAAGGAATAGTGTGGCATTGCAACGATGGCTGTTTAATCAAG gtTCACCGCCATCATCTTGGTTTATGCTGGCCAATTCCAGAGACTTACATGAATTCAAAACCAGTTATTATCAACATGAACCTGAACAAGTATGACCATGGCTTTGATACCAAGTGTTTGTTtagtcttttttcaaaaatagataATCAGAAATTTGGTAGACTGAAAGATATAATACTTGATATAAACTAG